Proteins from one Colias croceus chromosome 22, ilColCroc2.1 genomic window:
- the LOC123701957 gene encoding uncharacterized protein LOC123701957 produces MNAYDIRNHPCCQEPSDNITLAMIIDAYEIYGHDPTDKLDHLAHFQIEMMKIKRAPDQYIINEHVHIATDHLGRFINMHIKELKILLIALDDVIDNMLTMYDNHNAIKTERVATYNAGAGGAVPMEFYLSQEYYCGKNVYLFVSELYSDIYEMGRGTSPYCKDRGFHFLGFVHFMDDNKYFLEEDPNIVFQMDNYIHGLECHVGLCIYRFPFKKNLQHIRDVSTLPKAIVKCGTEVYKLPPLTAASCIITSGSFILDFNIQGIRFRHFDYMLFLPNGHSYYTKEKSSPLACDHHVCEWNNTNFYGGPFIIPGDPGTGLTPIPPFIEQTTEPYNIHSTEPPGHEFANITYSLDGCWFMFPPNYGSIAGISYLDPLTVNEYRYTCSGANNNKGLYWYPQWMGAPPHHPRPQAGDSPPAPGSLSAAYYPHLANPPLSVNAPGQK; encoded by the exons ATG AATGCTTATGACATACGCAACCACCCCTGCTGCCAAGAGCCTAGTGACAACATTACCCTGGCCATGATAATAGATGCGTATGAGATATATGGCCACGACCCGACAGACAAACTGGACCATCTGGCGCACTTTCAGATAGAAATGATGAAGATTAAACGAGCTCCAGATCAG TATATCATAAATGAACATGTTCACATAGCTACCGATCACCTAGGAAGATTTATAAACATGCATATCAAAGAACTAaag ATACTGCTAATAGCTCTAGACGATGTTATAGACAACATGTTGACCATGTATGATAATCATAACGCGATAAAAACAGAAAGAGTGGCAACTTATAACGCAGGGGCGGGTGGTGCTGTTCCTATGGAGTTTTATTTGAGCCAAG AATACTATTGCGGTAAGAACGTCTATCTCTTCGTGTCTGAACTCTATAGCGATATCTACGAGATGGGTCGCGGCACCTCCCCATATTGCAAGGATCGTGGCTTCCATTTCCTTGGCTTCGTACATTTTATGGATGACAACAAATACTTCCTGGAAGAGGACCCGAATATTGTGTTCCAGATGGACAATTATATACATGGTTTGGAGTGCCATGTGggtttatgtatttatag GTTCCCCTTCAAAAAGAACCTACAACACATCCGTGACGTCTCCACCCTTCCTAAGGCGATCGTCAAATGCGGTACAGAGGTGTATAAGCTGCCACCACTTACTGCTGCATCATGTATTATCACTTCTGGCTCTTTTATTTTGGACTTTAACATTCAGGGGATACggttccgccattttgattatATGCTG TTTCTGCCAAATGGTCACTCATATTACACGAAAGAAAAATCCTCTCCTTTGGCTTGCGATCACCATGTATGTGAATGGAATAATACTAATTTCTACGGAG gtcCATTTATAATCCCCGGTGATCCGGGCACGGGTCTGACTCCAATACCGCCTTTCATCGAACAAACGACTGAGCCCTACAACATACACTCTACGGAACCACCGGGCCATGAGTTCGCTAATATTACCT aTTCCCTCGACGGCTGCTGGTTCATGTTCCCGCCGAACTATGGGTCGATTGCTGGAATCAGCTACTTAGATCCACTCACTGTTAACGAGTATAGATACACTTGTTCTGgagctaataataataag GGTCTCTACTGGTACCCGCAATGGATGGGCGCGCCCCCCCACCACCCGCGCCCGCAGGCCGGCGATTCGCCCCCCGCGCCCGGATCGTTATCCGCCGCCTACTACCCGCACCTGGCCAACCCACCGCTTAGTGTTAACGCGCCCGGACAGAAATAA
- the LOC123701958 gene encoding vesicular inhibitory amino acid transporter produces the protein MTCILYVVVCGDLMIGTFPDGSIDTRSWMMLTGIFLLPLAFLKSLKSVSMLSFWCTMSHLIINAIVIGYCILYIGEWGWSKVKWNLDFENFPISLGVIVFSYTSQIFLPTLEGNMEDRSKFEWMLNWSHIAAAAFKSIFGYICFLTFQNDTQQVITNNLRSAGFKGLVNFFLVVKAVLSYPLPYYAACDLLERVLFRGKPKTPFPPIYALDGELKVWGLAWRLGVIMFTILMAVFIPHFLILMGFIGSFTGTMLSFIWPAYFHLKLKANQLDSSTVAYDYFIMGLGVLFGIIGMYDSGSALVKAFKIGLPF, from the coding sequence ATGACTTGTATTCTGTACGTTGTTGTGTGCGGTGATCTTATGATTGGCACTTTCCCTGATGGCTCCATCGACACCCGATCTTGGATGATGCTTACCGGCATTTTCCTTTTGCCGTTGGCATTTCTGAAGTCTCTCAAAAGTGTGAGCATGTTGTCGTTCTGGTGCACAATGAGCCATTTAATAATCAACGCTATTGTCATTGGCTATTGCATTCTTTACATTGGCGAGTGGGGATGGTCGAAAGTGAAGTGGAATCtcgattttgaaaatttccCCATCAGCTTGGGCGTCATTGTGTTCTCCTATACTTCGCAAATATTCTTGCCCACGCTCGAGGGAAATATGGAGGACAGATCTAAATTCGAATGGATGTTGAATTGGTCCCACATCGCAGCGGCTGCATTCAAATCGATATTTGGATACATTTGTTTCTTAACGTTCCAAAACGATACGCAGCAAGTTATCACAAACAATCTAAGGTCTGCTGGATTCAAAGGTCTCGTCAATTTCTTCCTCGTGGTCAAAGCAGTGCTCAGCTATCCTCTTCCTTACTATGCGGCGTGCGATTTGCTGGAACGCGTTCTCTTTAGAGGAAAACCTAAAACACCGTTCCCACCAATATATGCTTTAGACGGTGAACTAAAAGTTTGGGGTCTCGCTTGGCGGCTCGGAGTGATAATGTTTACCATTTTGATGGCAGTGTTCATACCCCATTTCCTGATTCTCATGGGTTTTATCGGCAGTTTCACAGGAACCATGTTGAGTTTCATCTGGCCAGCTTACTTCCATTTGAAGCTGAAGGCCAATCAGCTGGACAGTAGCACCGTCGCATACGATTATTTCATCATGGGTTTGGGTGTCCTGTTTGGAATTATTGGCATGTACGACTCCGGTTCGGCTCTAGTCAAAGCTTTCAAAATCGGGCTGCCGTTTTAA
- the LOC123701840 gene encoding uncharacterized protein LOC123701840, with amino-acid sequence MSVFIRACVLFALCVIGLQIAYPYNIRNHPCCLEPNENLTLAMIIDAFEIYGHDPTDKLDNLWLYQNEMMRVKTAEDQYLINERVHIATDHLGRFIKLHIQELKVLLITLDDVLDNMMTMYENHNSIAAERKATYTGGPVPTEFYLSQEYYCGKNVYIFSSELYSDIYNIGKGIAPYCKDRSFVFLGFLHYHDEQKYYLLDDPSISFPTDNYMHGLECHVGICIFRFPFKKLLQRERDVSTLPKAIVKCGLVMYKLPPLSAAACIIASGSFILDFNIQGLRYRHYDYLLTIPNGQTYYTKEANTPLVCDHHVCEWNYTNHYGGPFLIPGDPGTGIDPVPPYIEPTPKPDGFDEENITVPYILEGCLFMYPPNYGSIAGKSYLDPVELHDDRFTCNAAGGAKGLYWYPQWMGAMPHHPYSPMVDDKGNFESPGAFYPHQNYDMEDADTDS; translated from the exons ATGTCTGTCTTCATTCGCGCATGCGTGCTGTTCGCACTATGTGTTATTGGACTTCAGATTGCT TACCCATACAACATACGGAACCACCCATGTTGCTTGGAACCGAACGAGAATCTGACACTGGCTATGATCATAGACGCTTTCGAGATATATGGCCACGACCCCACGGATAAGTTGGACAATCTCTGGTTGTACCAGAACGAGATGATGAGGGTCAAGACTGCGGAAGACCAG TATCTTATAAACGAGCGTGTTCATATAGCTACTGACCACTTGGGGAGATTTATAAAACTGCACATACAAGAACTGAAG GTTCTATTAATCACGTTGGATGATGTGCTAGACAACATGATGACAATGTATGAGAACCACAACTCGATAGCAGCAGAAAGAAAAGCCACGTATACTGGCGGACCAGTCCCAACGGAGTTTTATTTGAGCCAAG AATATTACTGCGGTAAAAACGTCTACATATTCTCCTCCGAACTGTACAGTGACATATACAACATAGGCAAAGGGATCGCACCCTATTGCAAGGACAGGTCCTTCGTATTTCTTGGTTTCCTGCACTATCACGATGAGCAAAAATACTACCTTTTAGACGACCCGAGTATTTCGTTCCCAACTGATAACTATATGCATGGGTTGGAGTGTCATGTCGGAATATGCATTTTTAG GTTCCCTTTCAAAAAGCTCTTGCAACGCGAGCGAGACGTCTCAACGCTACCGAAGGCGATCGTGAAATGCGGCCTCGTGATGTACAAACTACCGCCACTTTCCGCCGCCGCGTGTATCATAGCTTCCGGCTCCTTTATTTTGGACTTTAACATTCAGGGGCTGCGGTATAGGCACtatgattatttattg aCAATACCGAACGGCCAAACATATTACACGAAAGAAGCTAACACGCCACTGGTGTGCGACCATCACGTGTGCGAATGGAATTATACCAACCATTATGGTG gtcCATTCCTAATACCAGGAGACCCTGGCACAGGAATCGATCCAGTTCCTCCGTACATTGAACCTACACCGAAACCAGACGGCTTCGACGAAGAAAATATCACTGTACCAT ACATTCTAGAAGGTTGCCTATTTATGTACCCGCCAAACTACGGGTCCATAGCTGGCAAAAGTTACTTAGATCCTGTGGAACTTCATGACGACAGGTTCACGTGCAATGCTGCAGGCGGAGCTAAG GGTCTCTACTGGTACCCTCAATGGATGGGAGCCATGCCGCACCACCCCTACTCGCCAATGGTTGACGATAAAGGCAACTTCGAGTCACCCGGCGCTTTCTACCCGCATCAAAATTATGATATGGAAGACGCGGACACAGATAGTtga